Proteins encoded in a region of the Bactrocera tryoni isolate S06 chromosome 4, CSIRO_BtryS06_freeze2, whole genome shotgun sequence genome:
- the LOC120774458 gene encoding transcriptional regulator ovo isoform X5, producing the protein MMTNTPFCVILTNYDVVFSGRSLTTFVCSRETYRETIPFGGTAITQNDRLSPAVPALAAEATATETTTSPLPHSSITSPQPQSPPHKTPSPCSPLGKVSFGKETEDCKKDSQADSYIQTPKTEKIQNSVETAKQTDKPRFYSSILGGNKPYTGVVLTQAQRKEYPVEEVSRRLTATPIEDSSSDSDSDAEGSKLIVDEKPLVPEDKPLSLRLRSTPPPLEKRPSPPPPPEPAVRCSVIQRTPKPAPTPPHRPNQHEVLLPPGSLEHLGPEQQEPIDYHVPKRRSASIDSDEEQTDSLNTKRLERERKLREARRRSAILAARAVLAQARLNPRLVRNLPGILAAAAGHGRTSSTGAGQGFQGSSGFGGNNSGSGNNQSPSGGAGSPTGFGGALGGNGGAGGGMGGGRDGRSNYGPNSPPSGALPPFYESLKSGNTMNSSSSSSANFNGNSNFLIQNAAAAAYLMSAAGGNGGGQQHSNSYLDCSSTNGNSAGGVGSGVNDSGNGGLEITTFANGQAYGIILKDEPDIEYDEAKIDIGAFAQNIIQATMGNSGNFNAAAYEDAIMSDLANSQGPNGSVDPLQFTATLMLSSQTDHLLEQLSDAVDLSSFLQRECVDDDNSTSPRQDFELVSTPSLTPDSVSITPVDTNNGGNLDTFHESLIQQITNNISRNHIGSNQNGNMQSYPFERQQHLNGNQQHLSNEQHNNVNHQQQQPPPSYQHATRDLLQMQQQQQQHHAQTHSYHQQQQHHSNSMLQHGGPMLLAQQPQQHAYQQHGHPYGPAQHHHQQPHHIVPPHHMQHHHHHSSDNSNLSLPSPNAAHLSAHHGMSSAASNSSGASTSGLLDASTAMLDTKPLIQSLGLPPEVQLEFVNGGHGIKNPLAVENTHSGHHRIRSIDCVDDLKKSGNISTDGSESGGGCAGDGSKFVCRICLKSFSLQRLLNRHMKCHSEIKRYLCTFCGKGFNDTFDLKRHTRTHTGVRPYKCNLCEKSFTQRCSLESHCLKVHSVQHQYAYKERRAKMYVCEECGHTTCEPEVHYIHLKENHPYSPALLKFYDKRHFKFTNSQFANNLLGQLPMPVHN; encoded by the exons ATGATGACAAATACTCCGTTTTGTGTTATATTAACAAATTACGACGTTGTTTTCAGCGGCAGGTCTTTAACCACATTTGTTTGTTCAAGAGAAACATATCGGGAGACCATACCAT TTGGAGGTACTGCAATTACACAAAACGATCGTTTATCACCAGCAGTTCCAGCTTTGGCAGCTGAAGCAACAGCCACCGAAACTACTACATCCCCACTACCACACTCATCGATCACATCTCCCCAACCACAATCACCTCCACACAAGACTCCCTCGCCGTGCAGTCCGCTTGGCAAGGTCAGTTTTGGCAAAGAAACAGAAGACTGTAAAAAGGATTCGCAGGCGGATTCTTACATTCAAAcaccaaaaactgaaaaaattcagAACTCTGTTGAAACCGCAAAGCAAACTGATAAGCCACGTTTCTACTCTTCGATTTTAGGTGGTAATAAACCATACACTGGCGTTGTATTAACACAAGCACAACGTAAAGAATATCCGGTTGAAGAGGTAAGTCGGCGATTAACAGCAACTCCTATCGAAGATAGCTCCAGTGATTCTGATTCGGATGCGGAAGGCTCCAAACTTATTGTTGATGAAAAACCATTGGTTCCTGAAGATAAACCACTTTCATTGCGCTTGCGTAGCACTCCGCCACCGTTAGAGAAACGTCCTAGTCCACCTCCGCCACCAGAGCCAGCAGTACGGTGCAGTGTTATACAACGAACACCAAAACCTGCGCCAACACCACCTCATCGTCCAAATCAACACGAGGTTTTACTGCCACCTGGTTCTCTTGAACACCTCGGACCCGAACAACAAGAGCCTATTGACTATCACGTGCCGAAACGGCGTTCGGCTTCAATCGATAGTGACGAAGAGCAAACTGATTCGTTGAACACAAAACGTTTAGAACGTGAACGAAAATTGCGTGAAGCTCGTAGACGTAGCGCAATATTAGCAGCACGTGCTGTGCTTGCCCAAGCGAGACTTAATCCACGTCTGGTACGTAATCTACCCGGTATCTTAGCTGCAGCAGCGGGACACGGACGTACATCGTCTACAGGAGCCGGTCAAGGTTTCCAAGGCTCTAGTGGCTTTGGAGGAAACAATTCAGGCAGCGGCAACAATCAAAGCCCAAGCGGAGGTGCAGGTTCACCTACAGGCTTTGGTGGTGCGCTAGGCGGCAACGGTGGTGCTGGAGGTGGTATGGGCGGCGGTCGTGACGGTCGCAGTAATTACGGTCCAAATTCACCACCATCTGGTGCTCTTCCTCCATTCTACGAGAGTTTAAAAAGTGGCAACACAATGAATTCATCGTCTTCATCATCAGCGAATTTTAACGGAAATTCAAATTTCCTAATTCAAAATGCAGCGGCTGCCGCTTATTTGATGTCCGCAGCTGGTGGAAACGGCGGCGGCCAGCAACATTCAAATAGCTATTTAGACTGCAGTTCGACGAATGGAAACAGTGCAGGAGGTGTGGGTAGTGGTGTAAACGATAGTGGTAATGGTGGCTTGGAGATCACCACATTTGCCAATGGCCAGG CGTACGGCATTATACTGAAGGATGAGCCGGATATTGAGTATGACGAAGCCAAAATTGACATCGGTGCTTTCGCGCAGAACATTATCCAGGCAACTATGGGGAATTCGGGAAATTTCAATGCCGCGGCCTATGAAGACGCTATCATGTCGGATTTGGCCAATTCGCAAGGTCCCAACGGCTCTGTAGATCCATTACAATTCACCGCCACACTTATGCTGAGCTCACAGACAGATCATTTACTGGAACAACTCTCGGATGCTGTCGATCTTAGTTCTTTTCTGCAACGTGAATGTGTGGACGATGATAATTCCACCAGTCCACGACAGGATTTCGAGCTGGTTTCGACGCCATCGCTCACGCCCGACTCGGTGTCCATAACGCCTGTGGACACCAACAATGGAGGCAATCTCGATACATTCCACGAGAGTCTCATACAACAAATAACCAACAACATTTCGCGCAATCACATTGGCAGCAACCAAAATGGTAACATGCAATCATATCCATTCGAGCGTCAGCAACATCTGAACGGCAACCAGCAACATCTGAGCAACGAACAGCATAATAATGTgaatcatcaacaacaacaaccaccaccATCGTACCAACATGCGACACGTGATTTGTTGCAaatgcagcaacagcaacaacaacatcatgcACAAACACATTCCTATcaccaacagcagcaacatcatTCCAATTCCATGTTGCAACACGGTGGTCCAATGTTGTTGGCccagcaaccacaacaacatgCCTACCAACAACACGGCCATCCATACGGTCCAGCTCAGCATCATCACCAACAACCGCATCACATTGTGCCGCCTCACCATATGCAACATCACCATCATCACAGCAGCGATAACAGTAATTTGTCGCTGCCCTCACCGAATGCGGCACATCTGTCGGCGCATCACGGCATGTCGTCGGCAGCGAGCAACTCGTCGGGCGCCTCCACTTCCGGTCTGCTAGACGCCAGCACGGCCATGCTCGACACCAAGCCGCTAATACAAAGC TTGGGTCTACCGCCCGAGGTGCAACTGGAATTCGTCAACGGCGGTCATGGCATTAAGAATCCACTCGCCGTGGAGAACACACACTCGGGTCACCATCGCATACGCAGCATCGATTGCGTGGACGATTTGAAGAAGAGCGGCAATATCAGCACTGACGGTTCGGAGAGCGGTGGCGGCTGTGCCGGCGACGGTTCCAAATTCGTCTGTCGCATTTGCCTGAAATCGTTCTCGTTGCAACGCCTGCTGAATCGCCACATGAAGTGTCACTCGGAAATCAAACGCTATCTGTGCACCTTCTGCGGCAAGGGCTTCAACGACACCTTCGATCTGAAGCGTCACACGCGCACGCACACCGGCGTACGTCCGTACAAGTGCAACTTGTGCGAGAAGAGCTTCACGCAGCGCTGCTCGCTGGAGTCGCACTGCCTCAAGGTGCACAGCGTGCAGCATCAGTACGCCTACAAGGAGCGACGCGCTAAG atgtACGTTTGTGAGGAGTGCGGCCACACGACTTGTGAGCCCGAAGTACACTACATCCACTTGAAAGAGAATCATCCCTACTCACCCGCTTTGTTGAAGTTCTACGACAAGCGTCACTTCAAGTTCACAAACTCGCAATTCGCCAACAACTTGCTGGGTCAACTGCCAATGCCGGTGCATAATTAA
- the LOC120774458 gene encoding transcriptional regulator ovo isoform X3, which produces MMTNTPFCVILTNYDVVFSGRSLTTFVCSRETYRETIPCETSAFGGTAITQNDRLSPAVPALAAEATATETTTSPLPHSSITSPQPQSPPHKTPSPCSPLGKVSFGKETEDCKKDSQADSYIQTPKTEKIQNSVETAKQTDKPRFYSSILGGNKPYTGVVLTQAQRKEYPVEEVSRRLTATPIEDSSSDSDSDAEGSKLIVDEKPLVPEDKPLSLRLRSTPPPLEKRPSPPPPPEPAVRCSVIQRTPKPAPTPPHRPNQHEVLLPPGSLEHLGPEQQEPIDYHVPKRRSASIDSDEEQTDSLNTKRLERERKLREARRRSAILAARAVLAQARLNPRLVRNLPGILAAAAGHGRTSSTGAGQGFQGSSGFGGNNSGSGNNQSPSGGAGSPTGFGGALGGNGGAGGGMGGGRDGRSNYGPNSPPSGALPPFYESLKSGNTMNSSSSSSANFNGNSNFLIQNAAAAAYLMSAAGGNGGGQQHSNSYLDCSSTNGNSAGGVGSGVNDSGNGGLEITTFANGQAYGIILKDEPDIEYDEAKIDIGAFAQNIIQATMGNSGNFNAAAYEDAIMSDLANSQGPNGSVDPLQFTATLMLSSQTDHLLEQLSDAVDLSSFLQRECVDDDNSTSPRQDFELVSTPSLTPDSVSITPVDTNNGGNLDTFHESLIQQITNNISRNHIGSNQNGNMQSYPFERQQHLNGNQQHLSNEQHNNVNHQQQQPPPSYQHATRDLLQMQQQQQQHHAQTHSYHQQQQHHSNSMLQHGGPMLLAQQPQQHAYQQHGHPYGPAQHHHQQPHHIVPPHHMQHHHHHSSDNSNLSLPSPNAAHLSAHHGMSSAASNSSGASTSGLLDASTAMLDTKPLIQSVSPTHSTGSSNASSCAMGTRKLSTSSSCASATMVAPASLRSVAAAAAATAAGILPPSPTVAMLHESKVLQQRLGLPPEVQLEFVNGGHGIKNPLAVENTHSGHHRIRSIDCVDDLKKSGNISTDGSESGGGCAGDGSKFVCRICLKSFSLQRLLNRHMKCHSEIKRYLCTFCGKGFNDTFDLKRHTRTHTGVRPYKCNLCEKSFTQRCSLESHCLKVHSVQHQYAYKERRAKMYVCEECGHTTCEPEVHYIHLKENHPYSPALLKFYDKRHFKFTNSQFANNLLGQLPMPVHN; this is translated from the exons ATGATGACAAATACTCCGTTTTGTGTTATATTAACAAATTACGACGTTGTTTTCAGCGGCAGGTCTTTAACCACATTTGTTTGTTCAAGAGAAACATATCGGGAGACCATACCATGTGAGACAAGTGCAT TTGGAGGTACTGCAATTACACAAAACGATCGTTTATCACCAGCAGTTCCAGCTTTGGCAGCTGAAGCAACAGCCACCGAAACTACTACATCCCCACTACCACACTCATCGATCACATCTCCCCAACCACAATCACCTCCACACAAGACTCCCTCGCCGTGCAGTCCGCTTGGCAAGGTCAGTTTTGGCAAAGAAACAGAAGACTGTAAAAAGGATTCGCAGGCGGATTCTTACATTCAAAcaccaaaaactgaaaaaattcagAACTCTGTTGAAACCGCAAAGCAAACTGATAAGCCACGTTTCTACTCTTCGATTTTAGGTGGTAATAAACCATACACTGGCGTTGTATTAACACAAGCACAACGTAAAGAATATCCGGTTGAAGAGGTAAGTCGGCGATTAACAGCAACTCCTATCGAAGATAGCTCCAGTGATTCTGATTCGGATGCGGAAGGCTCCAAACTTATTGTTGATGAAAAACCATTGGTTCCTGAAGATAAACCACTTTCATTGCGCTTGCGTAGCACTCCGCCACCGTTAGAGAAACGTCCTAGTCCACCTCCGCCACCAGAGCCAGCAGTACGGTGCAGTGTTATACAACGAACACCAAAACCTGCGCCAACACCACCTCATCGTCCAAATCAACACGAGGTTTTACTGCCACCTGGTTCTCTTGAACACCTCGGACCCGAACAACAAGAGCCTATTGACTATCACGTGCCGAAACGGCGTTCGGCTTCAATCGATAGTGACGAAGAGCAAACTGATTCGTTGAACACAAAACGTTTAGAACGTGAACGAAAATTGCGTGAAGCTCGTAGACGTAGCGCAATATTAGCAGCACGTGCTGTGCTTGCCCAAGCGAGACTTAATCCACGTCTGGTACGTAATCTACCCGGTATCTTAGCTGCAGCAGCGGGACACGGACGTACATCGTCTACAGGAGCCGGTCAAGGTTTCCAAGGCTCTAGTGGCTTTGGAGGAAACAATTCAGGCAGCGGCAACAATCAAAGCCCAAGCGGAGGTGCAGGTTCACCTACAGGCTTTGGTGGTGCGCTAGGCGGCAACGGTGGTGCTGGAGGTGGTATGGGCGGCGGTCGTGACGGTCGCAGTAATTACGGTCCAAATTCACCACCATCTGGTGCTCTTCCTCCATTCTACGAGAGTTTAAAAAGTGGCAACACAATGAATTCATCGTCTTCATCATCAGCGAATTTTAACGGAAATTCAAATTTCCTAATTCAAAATGCAGCGGCTGCCGCTTATTTGATGTCCGCAGCTGGTGGAAACGGCGGCGGCCAGCAACATTCAAATAGCTATTTAGACTGCAGTTCGACGAATGGAAACAGTGCAGGAGGTGTGGGTAGTGGTGTAAACGATAGTGGTAATGGTGGCTTGGAGATCACCACATTTGCCAATGGCCAGG CGTACGGCATTATACTGAAGGATGAGCCGGATATTGAGTATGACGAAGCCAAAATTGACATCGGTGCTTTCGCGCAGAACATTATCCAGGCAACTATGGGGAATTCGGGAAATTTCAATGCCGCGGCCTATGAAGACGCTATCATGTCGGATTTGGCCAATTCGCAAGGTCCCAACGGCTCTGTAGATCCATTACAATTCACCGCCACACTTATGCTGAGCTCACAGACAGATCATTTACTGGAACAACTCTCGGATGCTGTCGATCTTAGTTCTTTTCTGCAACGTGAATGTGTGGACGATGATAATTCCACCAGTCCACGACAGGATTTCGAGCTGGTTTCGACGCCATCGCTCACGCCCGACTCGGTGTCCATAACGCCTGTGGACACCAACAATGGAGGCAATCTCGATACATTCCACGAGAGTCTCATACAACAAATAACCAACAACATTTCGCGCAATCACATTGGCAGCAACCAAAATGGTAACATGCAATCATATCCATTCGAGCGTCAGCAACATCTGAACGGCAACCAGCAACATCTGAGCAACGAACAGCATAATAATGTgaatcatcaacaacaacaaccaccaccATCGTACCAACATGCGACACGTGATTTGTTGCAaatgcagcaacagcaacaacaacatcatgcACAAACACATTCCTATcaccaacagcagcaacatcatTCCAATTCCATGTTGCAACACGGTGGTCCAATGTTGTTGGCccagcaaccacaacaacatgCCTACCAACAACACGGCCATCCATACGGTCCAGCTCAGCATCATCACCAACAACCGCATCACATTGTGCCGCCTCACCATATGCAACATCACCATCATCACAGCAGCGATAACAGTAATTTGTCGCTGCCCTCACCGAATGCGGCACATCTGTCGGCGCATCACGGCATGTCGTCGGCAGCGAGCAACTCGTCGGGCGCCTCCACTTCCGGTCTGCTAGACGCCAGCACGGCCATGCTCGACACCAAGCCGCTAATACAAAGCGTAAGTCCCACACATTCGACCGGCAGTTCCAATGCAAGTTCTTGCGCTATGGGTACTAGAAAATTGAGCACAAGCTCCTCTTGCGCGTCCGCAACGATGGTGGCGCCAGCGTCACTGCGTAGTGTGGCTGCCGCAGCGGCAGCTACAGCCGCTGGCATACTGCCACCATCGCCCACTGTCGCCATGCTGCACGAAAGCAAAGTGCTACAGCAGAGG TTGGGTCTACCGCCCGAGGTGCAACTGGAATTCGTCAACGGCGGTCATGGCATTAAGAATCCACTCGCCGTGGAGAACACACACTCGGGTCACCATCGCATACGCAGCATCGATTGCGTGGACGATTTGAAGAAGAGCGGCAATATCAGCACTGACGGTTCGGAGAGCGGTGGCGGCTGTGCCGGCGACGGTTCCAAATTCGTCTGTCGCATTTGCCTGAAATCGTTCTCGTTGCAACGCCTGCTGAATCGCCACATGAAGTGTCACTCGGAAATCAAACGCTATCTGTGCACCTTCTGCGGCAAGGGCTTCAACGACACCTTCGATCTGAAGCGTCACACGCGCACGCACACCGGCGTACGTCCGTACAAGTGCAACTTGTGCGAGAAGAGCTTCACGCAGCGCTGCTCGCTGGAGTCGCACTGCCTCAAGGTGCACAGCGTGCAGCATCAGTACGCCTACAAGGAGCGACGCGCTAAG atgtACGTTTGTGAGGAGTGCGGCCACACGACTTGTGAGCCCGAAGTACACTACATCCACTTGAAAGAGAATCATCCCTACTCACCCGCTTTGTTGAAGTTCTACGACAAGCGTCACTTCAAGTTCACAAACTCGCAATTCGCCAACAACTTGCTGGGTCAACTGCCAATGCCGGTGCATAATTAA
- the LOC120774458 gene encoding transcriptional regulator ovo isoform X4: MMTNTPFCVILTNYDVVFSGRSLTTFVCSRETYRETIPFGGTAITQNDRLSPAVPALAAEATATETTTSPLPHSSITSPQPQSPPHKTPSPCSPLGKVSFGKETEDCKKDSQADSYIQTPKTEKIQNSVETAKQTDKPRFYSSILGGNKPYTGVVLTQAQRKEYPVEEVSRRLTATPIEDSSSDSDSDAEGSKLIVDEKPLVPEDKPLSLRLRSTPPPLEKRPSPPPPPEPAVRCSVIQRTPKPAPTPPHRPNQHEVLLPPGSLEHLGPEQQEPIDYHVPKRRSASIDSDEEQTDSLNTKRLERERKLREARRRSAILAARAVLAQARLNPRLVRNLPGILAAAAGHGRTSSTGAGQGFQGSSGFGGNNSGSGNNQSPSGGAGSPTGFGGALGGNGGAGGGMGGGRDGRSNYGPNSPPSGALPPFYESLKSGNTMNSSSSSSANFNGNSNFLIQNAAAAAYLMSAAGGNGGGQQHSNSYLDCSSTNGNSAGGVGSGVNDSGNGGLEITTFANGQAYGIILKDEPDIEYDEAKIDIGAFAQNIIQATMGNSGNFNAAAYEDAIMSDLANSQGPNGSVDPLQFTATLMLSSQTDHLLEQLSDAVDLSSFLQRECVDDDNSTSPRQDFELVSTPSLTPDSVSITPVDTNNGGNLDTFHESLIQQITNNISRNHIGSNQNGNMQSYPFERQQHLNGNQQHLSNEQHNNVNHQQQQPPPSYQHATRDLLQMQQQQQQHHAQTHSYHQQQQHHSNSMLQHGGPMLLAQQPQQHAYQQHGHPYGPAQHHHQQPHHIVPPHHMQHHHHHSSDNSNLSLPSPNAAHLSAHHGMSSAASNSSGASTSGLLDASTAMLDTKPLIQSVSPTHSTGSSNASSCAMGTRKLSTSSSCASATMVAPASLRSVAAAAAATAAGILPPSPTVAMLHESKVLQQRLGLPPEVQLEFVNGGHGIKNPLAVENTHSGHHRIRSIDCVDDLKKSGNISTDGSESGGGCAGDGSKFVCRICLKSFSLQRLLNRHMKCHSEIKRYLCTFCGKGFNDTFDLKRHTRTHTGVRPYKCNLCEKSFTQRCSLESHCLKVHSVQHQYAYKERRAKMYVCEECGHTTCEPEVHYIHLKENHPYSPALLKFYDKRHFKFTNSQFANNLLGQLPMPVHN, translated from the exons ATGATGACAAATACTCCGTTTTGTGTTATATTAACAAATTACGACGTTGTTTTCAGCGGCAGGTCTTTAACCACATTTGTTTGTTCAAGAGAAACATATCGGGAGACCATACCAT TTGGAGGTACTGCAATTACACAAAACGATCGTTTATCACCAGCAGTTCCAGCTTTGGCAGCTGAAGCAACAGCCACCGAAACTACTACATCCCCACTACCACACTCATCGATCACATCTCCCCAACCACAATCACCTCCACACAAGACTCCCTCGCCGTGCAGTCCGCTTGGCAAGGTCAGTTTTGGCAAAGAAACAGAAGACTGTAAAAAGGATTCGCAGGCGGATTCTTACATTCAAAcaccaaaaactgaaaaaattcagAACTCTGTTGAAACCGCAAAGCAAACTGATAAGCCACGTTTCTACTCTTCGATTTTAGGTGGTAATAAACCATACACTGGCGTTGTATTAACACAAGCACAACGTAAAGAATATCCGGTTGAAGAGGTAAGTCGGCGATTAACAGCAACTCCTATCGAAGATAGCTCCAGTGATTCTGATTCGGATGCGGAAGGCTCCAAACTTATTGTTGATGAAAAACCATTGGTTCCTGAAGATAAACCACTTTCATTGCGCTTGCGTAGCACTCCGCCACCGTTAGAGAAACGTCCTAGTCCACCTCCGCCACCAGAGCCAGCAGTACGGTGCAGTGTTATACAACGAACACCAAAACCTGCGCCAACACCACCTCATCGTCCAAATCAACACGAGGTTTTACTGCCACCTGGTTCTCTTGAACACCTCGGACCCGAACAACAAGAGCCTATTGACTATCACGTGCCGAAACGGCGTTCGGCTTCAATCGATAGTGACGAAGAGCAAACTGATTCGTTGAACACAAAACGTTTAGAACGTGAACGAAAATTGCGTGAAGCTCGTAGACGTAGCGCAATATTAGCAGCACGTGCTGTGCTTGCCCAAGCGAGACTTAATCCACGTCTGGTACGTAATCTACCCGGTATCTTAGCTGCAGCAGCGGGACACGGACGTACATCGTCTACAGGAGCCGGTCAAGGTTTCCAAGGCTCTAGTGGCTTTGGAGGAAACAATTCAGGCAGCGGCAACAATCAAAGCCCAAGCGGAGGTGCAGGTTCACCTACAGGCTTTGGTGGTGCGCTAGGCGGCAACGGTGGTGCTGGAGGTGGTATGGGCGGCGGTCGTGACGGTCGCAGTAATTACGGTCCAAATTCACCACCATCTGGTGCTCTTCCTCCATTCTACGAGAGTTTAAAAAGTGGCAACACAATGAATTCATCGTCTTCATCATCAGCGAATTTTAACGGAAATTCAAATTTCCTAATTCAAAATGCAGCGGCTGCCGCTTATTTGATGTCCGCAGCTGGTGGAAACGGCGGCGGCCAGCAACATTCAAATAGCTATTTAGACTGCAGTTCGACGAATGGAAACAGTGCAGGAGGTGTGGGTAGTGGTGTAAACGATAGTGGTAATGGTGGCTTGGAGATCACCACATTTGCCAATGGCCAGG CGTACGGCATTATACTGAAGGATGAGCCGGATATTGAGTATGACGAAGCCAAAATTGACATCGGTGCTTTCGCGCAGAACATTATCCAGGCAACTATGGGGAATTCGGGAAATTTCAATGCCGCGGCCTATGAAGACGCTATCATGTCGGATTTGGCCAATTCGCAAGGTCCCAACGGCTCTGTAGATCCATTACAATTCACCGCCACACTTATGCTGAGCTCACAGACAGATCATTTACTGGAACAACTCTCGGATGCTGTCGATCTTAGTTCTTTTCTGCAACGTGAATGTGTGGACGATGATAATTCCACCAGTCCACGACAGGATTTCGAGCTGGTTTCGACGCCATCGCTCACGCCCGACTCGGTGTCCATAACGCCTGTGGACACCAACAATGGAGGCAATCTCGATACATTCCACGAGAGTCTCATACAACAAATAACCAACAACATTTCGCGCAATCACATTGGCAGCAACCAAAATGGTAACATGCAATCATATCCATTCGAGCGTCAGCAACATCTGAACGGCAACCAGCAACATCTGAGCAACGAACAGCATAATAATGTgaatcatcaacaacaacaaccaccaccATCGTACCAACATGCGACACGTGATTTGTTGCAaatgcagcaacagcaacaacaacatcatgcACAAACACATTCCTATcaccaacagcagcaacatcatTCCAATTCCATGTTGCAACACGGTGGTCCAATGTTGTTGGCccagcaaccacaacaacatgCCTACCAACAACACGGCCATCCATACGGTCCAGCTCAGCATCATCACCAACAACCGCATCACATTGTGCCGCCTCACCATATGCAACATCACCATCATCACAGCAGCGATAACAGTAATTTGTCGCTGCCCTCACCGAATGCGGCACATCTGTCGGCGCATCACGGCATGTCGTCGGCAGCGAGCAACTCGTCGGGCGCCTCCACTTCCGGTCTGCTAGACGCCAGCACGGCCATGCTCGACACCAAGCCGCTAATACAAAGCGTAAGTCCCACACATTCGACCGGCAGTTCCAATGCAAGTTCTTGCGCTATGGGTACTAGAAAATTGAGCACAAGCTCCTCTTGCGCGTCCGCAACGATGGTGGCGCCAGCGTCACTGCGTAGTGTGGCTGCCGCAGCGGCAGCTACAGCCGCTGGCATACTGCCACCATCGCCCACTGTCGCCATGCTGCACGAAAGCAAAGTGCTACAGCAGAGG TTGGGTCTACCGCCCGAGGTGCAACTGGAATTCGTCAACGGCGGTCATGGCATTAAGAATCCACTCGCCGTGGAGAACACACACTCGGGTCACCATCGCATACGCAGCATCGATTGCGTGGACGATTTGAAGAAGAGCGGCAATATCAGCACTGACGGTTCGGAGAGCGGTGGCGGCTGTGCCGGCGACGGTTCCAAATTCGTCTGTCGCATTTGCCTGAAATCGTTCTCGTTGCAACGCCTGCTGAATCGCCACATGAAGTGTCACTCGGAAATCAAACGCTATCTGTGCACCTTCTGCGGCAAGGGCTTCAACGACACCTTCGATCTGAAGCGTCACACGCGCACGCACACCGGCGTACGTCCGTACAAGTGCAACTTGTGCGAGAAGAGCTTCACGCAGCGCTGCTCGCTGGAGTCGCACTGCCTCAAGGTGCACAGCGTGCAGCATCAGTACGCCTACAAGGAGCGACGCGCTAAG atgtACGTTTGTGAGGAGTGCGGCCACACGACTTGTGAGCCCGAAGTACACTACATCCACTTGAAAGAGAATCATCCCTACTCACCCGCTTTGTTGAAGTTCTACGACAAGCGTCACTTCAAGTTCACAAACTCGCAATTCGCCAACAACTTGCTGGGTCAACTGCCAATGCCGGTGCATAATTAA
- the LOC120775936 gene encoding probable H/ACA ribonucleoprotein complex subunit 1: protein MSFNRGGRGGGFRGNRGGGGNRGGGGRGGGGGNRFGGRGFDQGPPDRVIPLGSYSYSCEDDLVCKVEIEDVPYFNAPIYLENKEQIGKIDEIFGTIRDYSVTVKLSENLNAKSFKNQQKLFIDPAKLLPISRFLPKPPQKKGSKKNNLNGGAGGGRGGGFGRGGGGFRGGNSGGGGGFKRGGGGGRGGGFGRGGGGGRGGGGGGGGGGGRGRGGGRGRW, encoded by the exons aTGTCGTTTAATAGAGGAGGACGTGGCGGag gcttTCGTGGCAATCGCGGAGGAGGTGGAAATCGAGGTGGCGGTGGACGAGGCGGAGGCGGTGGTAATCGTTTCGGCGGCCGCGGATTCGACCAAGGACCACCTGATCGCGTTATTCCTCTAGGCTCTTACAGTTATTCATGTGAAGATGATCTCGTTTGTAAAGTGGAAATTGAGGATGTTCCTTATTTCAATGCCCcaatatatttggaaaataaagaACAAATTGGGAAGATCGATGAAATATTTGGAACCATACGTGATTATTCTGTGACCGTGAAATTGTCCGAAAATTTGAAcgcaaaaagctttaaaaaccaacaaaaactgttcataGATCCGGCGAAGTTGTTACCTATTTCGAGATTTTTACCTAAGCCACCACAAAAAAAGGGTAGCAAGAAAAATAATCTTAATGGTGGTGCAGGTGGAGGTCGTGGTGGTGGGTTTGGTCGCGGAGGAGGAGGCTTCCGTGGCGGTAACAGCGGCGGCGGTGGGGGCTTCAAAAGAGGAGGAGGCGGTGGGCGAGGTGGAGGTTTTGGACGAGGTGGAGGCGGTGGACGAGGCGGaggcggtggcggtggcggtggcggtggtaGAGGTAGAGGCGGTGGACGAGGTCGCTGGTAG